The following are encoded together in the Nocardia sp. XZ_19_385 genome:
- a CDS encoding alpha/beta fold hydrolase — MSFADTVSTAARNAWALTFGPGVEAPNPTPSTVLSDAPHRTLRRFESDEFDRTANDSAVLLVPPLAAPATCFDLRPDQSLARFLLETGRAPYVVDYGEITFADRRLGFEDWIDEILPDAILRTSADRGGAPVDLIGWSIGGTLALLTAAAHAHLPIRSITAVGAPLNYDKMTGIPQLRAVAKLTGGIGTSTAVRAIGGIPAGLTQAAYRVTAWERELKRPWFVASNIARTESLAKMESIDRFMAEMPGYPGRFYGQLWGRFILNNDIGKGVLRLGDRTIALADVTAHVLLVGGPSDVITPAAAVESGTRTLTGAATLRYETAPGSHLGILTGETARDSTWTYLDKFLSEL; from the coding sequence GTGAGTTTCGCTGACACCGTCTCAACTGCCGCGCGCAATGCCTGGGCGCTGACCTTCGGCCCGGGCGTCGAAGCCCCGAATCCCACTCCGTCGACGGTGCTTTCCGACGCGCCCCATCGCACGCTACGCCGTTTCGAAAGCGACGAATTCGACCGCACCGCAAACGATTCCGCGGTCCTGCTGGTGCCGCCGCTGGCCGCGCCCGCCACCTGCTTCGACCTGCGCCCGGATCAGAGCCTGGCCCGGTTCCTGCTGGAAACCGGCCGCGCGCCCTATGTCGTGGACTACGGCGAGATCACCTTCGCCGACCGCCGGCTGGGCTTCGAGGACTGGATCGACGAAATCCTGCCCGACGCCATCCTGCGCACCTCCGCCGACCGCGGCGGCGCACCCGTCGACCTGATCGGCTGGTCCATCGGCGGCACCCTGGCGCTGCTCACCGCCGCCGCGCACGCGCACCTGCCGATCCGCTCGATCACCGCGGTCGGCGCGCCCCTGAACTACGACAAGATGACCGGCATCCCGCAGCTGCGCGCGGTCGCGAAACTGACCGGCGGCATCGGCACTTCGACCGCGGTGCGCGCCATCGGCGGCATCCCCGCCGGGCTCACCCAGGCGGCCTACCGGGTCACCGCGTGGGAACGCGAACTCAAACGCCCCTGGTTCGTGGCGAGCAATATCGCCCGCACCGAATCCCTGGCCAAGATGGAGTCCATCGACCGCTTCATGGCCGAGATGCCCGGCTACCCGGGCCGCTTCTACGGCCAGCTGTGGGGGCGGTTCATTCTCAACAACGACATCGGCAAAGGCGTGCTGCGGCTCGGCGATCGCACCATCGCCCTGGCCGACGTCACCGCGCACGTGCTGCTGGTCGGCGGGCCCTCCGATGTCATCACCCCGGCCGCCGCCGTCGAGTCGGGTACCCGCACGCTCACCGGCGCGGCCACGCTGCGCTACGAGACCGCGCCGGGCAGCCACCTGGGCATCCTCACCGGCGAGACCGCCCGCGACAGCACCTGGACATACCTGGACAAATTCCTGTCCGAGCTCTGA
- a CDS encoding ferritin-like fold-containing protein, with the protein MGEQSSGALGFSLTDEAIAPIDSDHPGVTDLFAVLAYGEISAFYRLAEEAKLSPTLRGKVAVAKMAASEMRHFETLESALSARGADVFDAMAPFVRALDAYHDSTDPSTWLESMVKFYVGDGIAADFYTEIADSLPDDVANVVRDVLAETSHSEFVVEEVRSAVETSRSERDRLTLWGRRLLGEAITQAQYVMAQRDELTELVLGSAGDLNGIAALFERMQDSHAKRMAVLGL; encoded by the coding sequence ATGGGAGAACAGAGTTCGGGAGCACTGGGATTTTCGTTGACCGATGAGGCGATCGCGCCGATCGACTCGGACCATCCCGGAGTCACCGACCTGTTCGCCGTCCTCGCCTACGGCGAGATCTCGGCGTTCTACCGGCTGGCCGAGGAGGCCAAGCTGTCGCCCACGCTGCGCGGCAAGGTCGCGGTCGCCAAGATGGCCGCCTCCGAGATGCGGCATTTCGAGACCTTGGAGTCGGCGCTGTCCGCGCGCGGCGCCGACGTCTTCGACGCGATGGCCCCGTTCGTGCGCGCCCTGGACGCCTACCACGACTCCACCGACCCCTCCACCTGGCTGGAGTCGATGGTGAAGTTCTATGTCGGTGACGGCATCGCCGCCGACTTCTACACCGAGATCGCGGACTCGCTGCCCGACGACGTGGCGAACGTGGTGCGCGACGTGCTCGCCGAGACCAGCCACTCCGAGTTCGTGGTGGAAGAGGTGCGCAGCGCGGTCGAGACCAGTCGTTCCGAGCGCGACCGGCTCACGCTGTGGGGCCGCCGCCTGCTGGGCGAGGCGATCACCCAGGCGCAGTACGTGATGGCCCAGCGCGACGAGCTCACCGAGCTGGTGCTCGGCTCGGCCGGCGATCTCAACGGCATCGCCGCGCTGTTCGAGCGCATGCAGGACAGCCACGCCAAGCGCATGGCTGTCCTGGGCCTCTGA